One Niabella beijingensis DNA window includes the following coding sequences:
- a CDS encoding DUF4091 domain-containing protein, translated as MRYLLTFVLLFSIVLSNAQDVSLALQKEPPMTAAQKNARWQTLKGGTQVSFLNSNKRYPQDRVPDAVVKNVATLTAWKGERVHTQLGIWSAKEIALTATVGALKMKGAEIPGENIQIGMMGYVMTDEFRNGCGHRNPADFDSSLVADAIDFEKNSGTVKPNQVQPLWVSIDVPATAPAGSYEGTVTVKADKEYRLKLIVKVLDKVLPPASDWTFRLDLWQHPAAVARVHKVPLWSDAHFELMRKYYTMLAKAGQKYITASIVNEPWGHQTYDDYPSLIKWTKKKDGSWSFDYSLFDKYVDFVMSTGINQRINCYSMVPWKVAFQYFDEGLGRDTVFTGKIGSDEYNAFWTPMLKDFTQHLKSKGWFEKTTIAMDERPMDAMKAVIQLLKGIDKDWKIALAGEYHAEIEKDIDDYCIASAHQFPADVLTARAQRGQLSTWYTCCTEKYPNGFTFSPPAEHVWIGWYTAAKNMEGYLRWAYNSWVADPVNDSRFRTWPAGDTYQVYPGPVTSIRFEKMIEGVQDFEKIRILKKQYKESGNAVKLKRLEAALTAFEIKNLERQSAADMVSKVKPLIN; from the coding sequence ATGCGTTATCTTCTAACCTTCGTCTTGCTTTTCAGTATCGTGCTTTCCAACGCCCAGGATGTAAGCCTGGCCCTTCAGAAAGAACCACCCATGACCGCGGCACAAAAAAATGCCCGCTGGCAAACCCTTAAAGGAGGCACACAGGTCAGCTTCCTCAACAGTAACAAACGTTATCCGCAGGACCGCGTGCCGGATGCCGTTGTAAAAAATGTAGCAACACTGACAGCCTGGAAAGGGGAGCGGGTGCATACACAGCTGGGGATATGGTCTGCCAAAGAGATTGCCCTTACGGCAACTGTTGGTGCATTAAAGATGAAAGGCGCGGAAATTCCCGGCGAAAATATTCAGATCGGGATGATGGGTTATGTTATGACGGATGAATTCCGCAATGGCTGCGGGCATCGTAATCCGGCGGACTTTGATTCATCGCTGGTAGCTGATGCGATTGATTTTGAAAAGAACAGCGGCACGGTAAAACCAAACCAGGTGCAACCCCTTTGGGTAAGCATCGATGTGCCTGCCACCGCTCCGGCAGGCAGTTATGAAGGCACTGTCACTGTAAAAGCGGATAAAGAATACCGGTTAAAACTTATTGTAAAGGTGCTGGATAAGGTATTGCCGCCGGCTTCCGACTGGACCTTCCGCCTGGATCTGTGGCAGCACCCCGCGGCGGTAGCCCGGGTACATAAGGTACCCTTGTGGAGTGATGCACATTTCGAGCTGATGCGGAAGTACTACACCATGCTGGCAAAAGCAGGACAAAAATATATTACGGCCAGCATCGTGAACGAACCCTGGGGGCATCAGACCTATGACGATTATCCCAGTCTGATAAAATGGACCAAAAAGAAGGACGGCAGCTGGAGCTTTGACTACAGCCTGTTTGATAAATACGTGGACTTTGTAATGAGCACCGGTATTAACCAGCGCATCAATTGCTACAGCATGGTACCCTGGAAGGTCGCGTTCCAATATTTTGATGAAGGACTGGGCCGCGACACGGTGTTTACCGGTAAGATCGGTTCGGACGAATACAATGCGTTCTGGACGCCCATGCTGAAGGACTTTACACAACACCTGAAGTCGAAAGGCTGGTTTGAAAAAACCACCATTGCTATGGATGAACGCCCGATGGATGCGATGAAGGCGGTGATCCAATTGTTAAAAGGGATTGACAAGGACTGGAAGATCGCCCTGGCAGGGGAATACCATGCGGAGATCGAAAAGGATATCGATGACTATTGCATCGCTTCGGCACACCAGTTCCCTGCGGATGTGCTGACGGCGCGGGCACAGCGCGGACAGCTGAGTACCTGGTATACCTGCTGTACGGAAAAATATCCCAATGGCTTTACCTTCTCGCCACCGGCGGAGCATGTTTGGATCGGCTGGTATACGGCTGCAAAGAATATGGAAGGCTACCTGCGCTGGGCCTATAACAGCTGGGTGGCGGATCCGGTAAACGACAGCCGTTTTCGTACCTGGCCTGCGGGCGATACCTACCAGGTATATCCCGGACCGGTTACCTCTATCCGTTTTGAAAAAATGATCGAGGGGGTACAGGATTTTGAAAAGATCCGCATTCTCAAAAAACAATACAAGGAGAGCGGCAATGCCGTAAAACTAAAGCGACTGGAAGCGGCGCTCACTGCTTTTGAAATTAAAAACCTGGAACGTCAGTCAGCGGCAGATATGGTGTCGAAAGTAAAGCCGTTGATCAATTAA
- a CDS encoding alpha/beta fold hydrolase, with the protein MKKQRAIVLSFALVILIAVSCRQTPKEAASGAAASKDTAAASPAKLTDSGYVEVNGLKMYYEVYGQGKPLVMIHGSFMNIPLTWSQFIPLLAKNRKVIVAEMQGHGRTKDIPRELSYEGMADDVSGLLRHLKVDSADVLGYSMGGGVAFQMAVRHPEQVRRLIVLSGTYAHDGWWPDVEASFATMNADIFKGSAIEKQYDSMGNDPARFPDYIKKVISIDLKPYDWTNEVKNIKAPLFMVIGDADGVRYEHALELFKAKGGGKMGDIHGLPKSRLAILPGTTHIGMMLRTDWLIPMITDFLDSDLSPAPPMF; encoded by the coding sequence ATGAAAAAGCAACGCGCTATTGTTCTCTCTTTTGCCTTGGTCATATTGATCGCAGTGTCCTGCCGGCAGACGCCAAAAGAGGCTGCTTCGGGTGCAGCCGCATCAAAAGATACCGCGGCCGCATCTCCGGCCAAGCTGACGGATAGCGGCTATGTGGAAGTGAACGGGCTGAAAATGTACTACGAAGTATACGGCCAGGGAAAACCTCTTGTAATGATCCATGGTTCTTTCATGAATATACCGCTCACCTGGTCGCAGTTTATACCACTGCTTGCAAAAAACCGGAAAGTGATCGTGGCTGAAATGCAGGGCCATGGCCGCACAAAGGACATCCCCCGCGAGCTGAGCTATGAGGGCATGGCCGATGATGTGTCCGGTCTGCTCCGGCATCTTAAAGTGGACAGTGCCGATGTGCTGGGCTACAGTATGGGAGGAGGAGTGGCCTTCCAGATGGCAGTGCGCCATCCGGAGCAGGTACGCCGGCTGATCGTACTGTCCGGCACCTATGCGCACGACGGCTGGTGGCCCGATGTGGAAGCCAGCTTTGCAACCATGAATGCGGATATCTTTAAAGGCAGTGCTATCGAAAAACAATACGACAGCATGGGAAATGATCCGGCCCGTTTTCCGGACTACATAAAAAAGGTGATCAGTATAGATCTGAAACCCTATGACTGGACCAATGAAGTCAAAAATATAAAAGCCCCGCTCTTTATGGTCATTGGTGATGCAGACGGTGTGCGGTACGAACATGCGCTGGAGCTGTTCAAAGCCAAAGGCGGCGGCAAAATGGGCGATATTCATGGCCTGCCAAAATCACGACTGGCGATTCTGCCCGGCACCACCCATATCGGGATGATGTTGCGGACGGACTGGCTGATCCCCATGATCACCGACTTCCTGGACTCCGACCTGAGCCCGGCGCCGCCGATGTTCTAG
- a CDS encoding ATP-binding cassette domain-containing protein, producing the protein MTQEYIEIRGARENNLKNVDLRLPKRQINIFTGVSGSGKSSIVFDTIATEAQRQLYENFSMFIRSLLPRFPQPDADVIEKLGMAVVVDQKRLGGGSHSTMGTITDISPVLRVLFSRVGTPWVGYANVFSFNDPQGMCPECSGRGRKLGFDASKFVDRSKSLQEGAIQAPGLVSWEKDMYAHSGFFDVNKKLADYTKEEMDLLLYSGPRKFKLKFGNSDVNATYLGLIEKFERAYIRRDIKTLSERKQKTIMPYLQEQPCPACKGARLNEAALSSKINGRNIAELSAMEVGELIPFLKAINDPVAVPLIRTLTERLQHLVDMGLEYLSLNRETDTLSGGESQRVKMVKHLGSSLIDVLYIFDEPSVGLHPRDVYRLNGLLQKLRDKGNTVIVVEHDPDVIRIADHIVDVGPNAGTKGGQIMYEGPLDGLLHTDTLTGRYLKQSLPLKTGSRAPRGRLPVTGARINNLQGVDVNIPEGVMTVVTGVAGSGKSSLIHHAFLKAHPEAVVIDQSPVGTSTRSNPATYTGTMDLIRKAFATANNVDAALFSFNSKGACENCQGTGVIYTDLAFLEGVKTRCEVCEGRRYKEEVLAYRLNGKSISDVLHMTVQEAAAFFTAKDIRKKLDTMIEVGLEYLTLGQPLSTLSGGECQRIKLASELHKKGSIYVMDEPTTGLHLSDVGRLIELMEGLVNKGNTVIVIEHNLEVIKNADWIIDMGPEGGHKGGQVIFEGTPEALMAYPGSHTGVYLKAAVEDINTFRSS; encoded by the coding sequence ATGACACAGGAGTACATCGAGATCCGCGGTGCGCGGGAAAATAATCTAAAGAACGTTGACCTCCGGCTGCCCAAGCGGCAGATCAATATTTTTACGGGCGTATCCGGTTCCGGAAAGTCGTCGATCGTTTTTGATACGATTGCCACCGAGGCACAACGCCAGTTGTATGAGAATTTCAGCATGTTCATCCGCAGTTTGTTGCCCAGGTTTCCGCAACCCGATGCAGATGTTATCGAAAAACTCGGTATGGCAGTAGTGGTAGATCAGAAGCGCCTGGGTGGCGGATCGCATTCCACCATGGGCACCATTACCGATATTTCCCCGGTACTGCGTGTATTGTTCTCCCGGGTAGGCACCCCCTGGGTGGGCTATGCCAATGTTTTTTCCTTCAACGATCCGCAGGGAATGTGCCCGGAGTGCAGCGGTCGCGGCCGTAAACTGGGCTTTGATGCCTCAAAATTTGTCGACCGTTCAAAATCATTGCAGGAAGGCGCTATACAGGCTCCGGGGCTCGTTTCCTGGGAGAAGGATATGTATGCGCACAGCGGTTTTTTTGATGTGAACAAAAAGCTGGCCGATTATACGAAGGAAGAAATGGACCTGCTATTGTACAGCGGCCCCAGAAAGTTCAAACTGAAGTTTGGCAACAGTGATGTGAATGCCACTTATCTCGGACTGATCGAGAAATTTGAACGGGCCTATATCCGGCGCGATATAAAAACACTTTCCGAGCGCAAACAAAAAACGATCATGCCCTACCTGCAGGAGCAGCCCTGTCCGGCCTGTAAAGGCGCACGACTGAATGAAGCCGCCTTATCCAGTAAGATCAACGGGAGGAATATCGCCGAACTATCGGCCATGGAAGTGGGGGAGTTGATCCCTTTTCTGAAAGCCATTAATGATCCCGTGGCGGTCCCCCTGATCCGCACCCTTACCGAACGGCTGCAGCACCTGGTGGATATGGGCCTCGAATACCTGAGCCTGAACCGGGAAACGGATACCTTGTCCGGCGGCGAATCGCAGCGGGTAAAGATGGTAAAACACCTGGGCAGCAGTCTTATCGATGTGCTGTATATTTTTGATGAACCCAGTGTGGGCCTGCATCCCCGGGATGTATACCGGCTGAACGGATTGCTGCAAAAGCTGCGCGATAAAGGCAATACGGTAATTGTGGTGGAGCATGATCCGGATGTGATCCGCATTGCCGATCATATTGTGGATGTGGGACCGAATGCCGGAACAAAAGGCGGACAGATCATGTACGAAGGCCCGCTGGATGGTTTGCTGCATACCGATACGCTTACGGGCAGGTACCTGAAACAAAGCCTGCCGCTGAAAACCGGCAGCAGAGCACCACGCGGCCGGTTACCGGTAACAGGCGCCCGCATCAATAACCTGCAGGGCGTGGATGTCAATATTCCCGAGGGGGTAATGACCGTAGTAACCGGTGTGGCGGGATCCGGAAAAAGCTCGTTGATCCATCATGCCTTTCTGAAAGCCCATCCGGAGGCAGTAGTCATCGATCAATCGCCTGTGGGCACGTCCACCCGCTCCAATCCTGCCACCTATACCGGCACGATGGACCTGATACGCAAGGCTTTTGCCACAGCCAATAATGTGGATGCAGCGCTGTTTTCCTTTAATTCAAAAGGGGCCTGTGAAAACTGCCAGGGTACGGGTGTCATCTATACCGACCTGGCCTTCCTGGAAGGAGTGAAGACCCGCTGCGAGGTATGCGAGGGGCGGCGCTATAAAGAGGAAGTGCTGGCGTACCGGCTGAACGGGAAATCCATTTCCGACGTGTTGCACATGACCGTGCAAGAAGCAGCTGCCTTTTTTACCGCAAAGGATATCCGCAAAAAGCTGGATACCATGATAGAAGTAGGACTGGAATACCTGACCCTGGGGCAGCCGCTGAGCACCCTCTCCGGCGGGGAATGCCAGCGCATCAAACTGGCCAGCGAACTGCACAAAAAAGGAAGCATCTATGTAATGGATGAGCCTACCACCGGACTGCACCTGTCGGACGTAGGCCGGCTGATCGAACTGATGGAGGGCCTGGTGAATAAGGGCAATACGGTCATTGTGATCGAGCACAACCTGGAGGTGATCAAAAATGCGGACTGGATCATCGATATGGGGCCGGAAGGCGGCCACAAAGGCGGACAGGTGATCTTTGAAGGGACACCGGAAGCACTGATGGCTTATCCCGGATCACATACCGGCGTTTACCTGAAGGCGGCTGTGGAAGATATCAATACTTTCAGATCATCCTGA
- a CDS encoding S41 family peptidase — MKKRVLPATAVLFLLFAMNFCQAQGPASRLNLDFEMAKDQKPLGWEDFGEKNYLLSLDTAAVKSGAYAATIQSLPDHGGYHAWAFTLPGNYAGRRIKLSGYVKTENVSDGFAGLWVRIDPNIAFDNMQQRGIKGTTGWQKYEIVLDMAPDKTKQIVVGGLLAGPGKMWMDDLQVSIDGVPLEQLKPLEKKVVPAEEDKAFDNGSYIAAMTPDKKQVANLKVLGLIWGFLKYRHPDIAKGLWNWDYELFRILPKILNTGNQPERDAVLASWIRNLGPIDAPGGSKKESTSVIKMEPDLAWIRDDRFSPELTGLLTTIQQLDAPEENYYLGFTATGNADFKNERAYPSNPFPDAGFRLLALYRYWNMIQYYFPYKQLIGEDWKNVLEEFIPKFMSNRDTTEYTLTALELIARVHDTHANIWGNNARLNAYHGTRYAPVEITFVEDQPVVTGYYDNELGKKTGLLRGDRIVSVNGRPVKKIIQEQLKYRPASNYPTQLRDIAADFLRTNDSVLHVGFKRANKTEDLVLKTYTTKEINIYAKYQRKDTSFRLINKDIAYLNNGSIKKADLPEIWKAIAPTKGLIIDNRNYPSDFVIYDLGFYLMPGTRPFVKITRGNLRNPGQFRFEKTLNIGMDNPNYYKGRVVILVNETSQSSSEFHAMGYRAHPNAIVMGSTTAGADGNVSRLQLPGGISSMISGLGIYYPDGEETQRVGIVPDVVVKPTIRGIKEERDEVLEKAIELINREQPAAAVR; from the coding sequence ATGAAAAAACGAGTATTACCAGCAACTGCTGTATTGTTCCTCCTCTTCGCAATGAATTTTTGCCAGGCCCAGGGGCCTGCATCCCGCCTGAACCTGGATTTTGAAATGGCGAAGGACCAAAAACCGCTGGGATGGGAAGACTTTGGCGAAAAGAACTACCTGCTTTCCCTGGATACAGCGGCTGTAAAAAGCGGCGCTTATGCGGCAACCATCCAGTCGCTCCCGGATCATGGCGGTTACCACGCCTGGGCATTTACGCTTCCGGGCAATTATGCCGGCCGTAGGATTAAACTTTCGGGTTATGTAAAAACAGAAAATGTGAGCGACGGATTTGCAGGGTTGTGGGTGCGGATCGACCCCAATATTGCTTTTGATAATATGCAGCAAAGGGGCATTAAAGGTACCACCGGCTGGCAAAAATATGAGATCGTTTTAGACATGGCTCCTGACAAAACCAAGCAAATTGTAGTGGGCGGTTTGCTGGCCGGCCCGGGGAAAATGTGGATGGACGACCTACAAGTAAGCATCGACGGTGTACCGCTTGAACAGCTGAAACCGCTTGAGAAAAAAGTGGTTCCGGCAGAGGAAGACAAAGCGTTTGACAACGGCTCATATATAGCTGCCATGACACCGGATAAAAAGCAGGTCGCAAACCTGAAAGTGCTGGGGCTGATCTGGGGATTTTTAAAATACCGGCATCCGGATATTGCAAAAGGATTATGGAACTGGGATTATGAGCTGTTCCGGATATTGCCAAAAATATTAAATACGGGAAATCAACCGGAACGGGATGCGGTGCTGGCCTCCTGGATCCGGAACCTGGGGCCTATCGATGCCCCGGGCGGATCAAAAAAGGAAAGCACCTCCGTGATAAAAATGGAGCCGGATCTGGCCTGGATCCGGGATGACCGGTTTTCCCCGGAGCTTACCGGCCTGCTTACCACCATCCAGCAATTGGATGCGCCGGAGGAAAATTATTACCTGGGATTTACAGCTACGGGTAATGCCGACTTTAAAAACGAAAGGGCCTACCCCTCTAACCCCTTCCCGGATGCGGGGTTTCGCCTGTTGGCCCTGTACCGCTACTGGAATATGATCCAGTACTATTTTCCGTATAAACAGCTGATCGGGGAAGACTGGAAAAATGTACTGGAGGAGTTTATTCCAAAATTTATGAGCAACAGAGATACGACGGAATATACCCTTACTGCCCTGGAGCTCATTGCACGGGTGCATGACACGCATGCGAATATATGGGGAAACAATGCCCGGCTGAATGCCTATCACGGCACCCGGTATGCGCCGGTTGAAATTACATTTGTAGAAGATCAGCCCGTGGTTACGGGGTATTACGACAACGAACTGGGTAAAAAAACGGGATTGCTGCGGGGCGACAGGATTGTATCTGTCAATGGCCGGCCGGTTAAAAAAATCATACAGGAACAGCTCAAATACCGGCCCGCATCCAACTACCCCACCCAGCTAAGAGATATTGCCGCCGATTTTTTAAGAACAAACGATTCTGTGCTGCACGTGGGATTTAAAAGAGCGAACAAAACAGAGGACCTGGTATTAAAAACATACACTACCAAAGAAATAAATATTTATGCCAAATACCAGCGCAAAGACACCAGCTTCCGGCTCATCAATAAAGACATCGCCTACCTCAACAATGGTTCTATAAAAAAGGCCGACCTGCCGGAGATCTGGAAAGCTATTGCCCCCACAAAGGGACTCATTATAGATAACCGCAACTATCCTTCGGATTTTGTGATCTATGATCTGGGCTTCTACCTGATGCCCGGAACCCGGCCGTTTGTAAAAATTACCCGGGGCAACCTCCGGAACCCGGGCCAGTTCCGCTTTGAAAAAACGTTGAATATCGGGATGGACAACCCCAATTATTATAAGGGACGGGTAGTGATCCTGGTGAACGAAACCTCCCAAAGCTCTTCTGAATTTCATGCCATGGGCTACCGCGCGCATCCCAATGCCATCGTAATGGGCTCAACCACGGCCGGGGCAGATGGAAATGTATCCCGACTTCAATTGCCCGGTGGCATCAGCTCGATGATCAGCGGACTCGGCATCTATTACCCCGATGGTGAGGAAACCCAACGGGTGGGCATTGTGCCGGATGTAGTCGTAAAGCCCACCATCCGGGGAATAAAAGAGGAACGGGATGAGGTACTGGAAAAAGCCATAGAGCTCATTAACAGGGAACAACCCGCCGCAGCTGTGCGATAG
- a CDS encoding DUF2268 domain-containing protein, whose amino-acid sequence MKKAFTVLLILAATGVYSQPANKVFTADIDHFWMAFDSIRQTSDYSKKLYFINKLYIEKGTEGLKAFMKIENYSDTGYVELIDKYPRFWNAIRPHTLAIKNKTAALNKGVETLKGLYPDLKDANMYFTIGALQAGGTTLDNRVLVGAEIATGTPGIDVSEFNNDWQWLKNTFAKQSVEDILYFNIHEYIHTQQKANNSYQLLNKAIKEGACDFMAELVLGQPLQRPYMLYGNLHRAKIKEQFKKDMFLGYDANWLYNGAQKGDTADLGYFIGYEICKSYYQQATDKKRAIKDIIELDYSNNKAVELFLAQSKFYKNVNKKKLIQEYEKKLPRVVKIEPFKNGAANVDPKVTELRITFSKEMIPVNYSFDYPEKGKDYFPIKKVTGFENNDRTCVVSVELLPGKEYGFIITNKSFRSKDGYPLKAEKYPVKFRTR is encoded by the coding sequence ATGAAAAAAGCATTCACCGTCCTTCTTATACTGGCTGCCACCGGTGTCTATTCCCAACCGGCCAATAAAGTATTTACCGCAGATATTGATCACTTTTGGATGGCCTTTGACAGCATCCGGCAAACAAGTGATTATTCAAAAAAACTGTACTTCATTAACAAACTGTATATTGAAAAAGGTACCGAAGGCCTGAAAGCCTTTATGAAAATTGAAAACTACAGCGATACAGGGTATGTTGAACTTATTGATAAATATCCCCGGTTTTGGAACGCTATTAGGCCACATACCTTAGCCATAAAGAACAAGACTGCTGCGCTGAATAAAGGAGTAGAAACCCTGAAAGGCCTTTACCCCGACTTAAAAGATGCCAATATGTATTTTACCATAGGCGCATTGCAGGCAGGGGGCACAACGCTTGATAACAGGGTGCTGGTGGGTGCAGAAATTGCTACCGGAACCCCCGGTATTGATGTTTCTGAATTTAATAACGACTGGCAATGGTTAAAGAACACGTTTGCCAAACAGTCGGTTGAAGATATTCTGTATTTCAACATCCACGAATACATCCATACCCAGCAAAAGGCAAATAACAGTTATCAATTGCTTAATAAAGCCATCAAGGAAGGCGCTTGTGATTTTATGGCGGAGCTGGTGCTTGGTCAGCCCCTGCAACGGCCTTATATGTTGTATGGCAACCTGCACAGGGCAAAAATAAAAGAGCAGTTTAAAAAGGACATGTTTTTAGGCTACGATGCTAATTGGCTGTACAATGGCGCACAAAAAGGCGATACGGCAGACCTGGGGTATTTTATCGGTTATGAAATCTGTAAATCCTACTACCAGCAGGCAACGGACAAAAAGCGGGCAATAAAGGACATCATTGAACTGGATTATAGTAACAACAAAGCGGTTGAATTATTTCTTGCCCAATCAAAATTCTACAAAAATGTAAATAAAAAGAAATTGATTCAGGAGTATGAAAAAAAGCTCCCCCGCGTTGTAAAAATAGAGCCGTTTAAAAATGGAGCTGCCAATGTGGATCCGAAAGTAACCGAGCTGCGGATAACCTTTTCCAAAGAAATGATTCCGGTAAACTATTCCTTTGACTACCCGGAAAAAGGGAAAGACTATTTCCCCATAAAAAAGGTAACCGGTTTTGAGAATAACGACAGAACATGTGTGGTAAGCGTTGAATTGCTGCCGGGTAAAGAATACGGATTTATAATAACGAACAAGAGTTTCAGATCAAAAGACGGCTATCCGCTAAAAGCCGAAAAATATCCCGTAAAATTCAGAACCAGATAA